Proteins encoded within one genomic window of Mycolicibacterium monacense:
- a CDS encoding alpha/beta hydrolase encodes MARTEALARVEKMYVEGFPDPATASVEDLRTAYDELLLQFELPAGVEPVSGEIGGVPVLTVTAEGATRDKVLVWCHGGGYVLGSARGFQDLGHTLSRASGVTVVLPDYRRAPENKFPAAVDDGAAVISDLVSTLGATNVAVGGDSAGGGLTLAALTALRDGGTPLPAAAVFISPLLDFTASGASVDLYDGKDVAVSRGSIANLREAYLQGHDPQDPLASPVFADLGALPPSLFLVGSGEVLLDDSCRAAMAITERGGTATVSVYDDMVHVWPLFSSILPEGVDAADEAGAFIRKSLGL; translated from the coding sequence ATGGCGAGGACTGAGGCGCTGGCACGCGTCGAGAAGATGTATGTGGAGGGCTTTCCGGACCCGGCGACGGCCTCTGTGGAGGACTTGCGAACGGCATACGACGAGCTGTTGCTGCAGTTCGAACTGCCCGCGGGGGTCGAGCCCGTCTCCGGTGAGATCGGTGGTGTGCCGGTTCTGACCGTGACGGCCGAGGGCGCAACCCGCGACAAAGTGCTCGTGTGGTGCCACGGTGGCGGATACGTCCTCGGCAGCGCCAGGGGGTTTCAAGATCTCGGCCACACGTTGTCGCGTGCGTCCGGTGTCACCGTGGTGCTGCCGGATTATCGGCGCGCACCGGAGAACAAGTTCCCGGCCGCGGTCGACGATGGTGCCGCGGTGATCTCAGACCTGGTGTCGACCCTCGGTGCGACGAACGTAGCGGTGGGAGGCGACTCCGCCGGTGGGGGGCTGACACTGGCCGCGTTGACGGCACTGCGCGATGGGGGCACACCTCTGCCCGCGGCGGCAGTGTTCATCTCACCGCTGCTGGACTTCACGGCGAGCGGTGCGAGCGTGGATCTCTACGACGGTAAGGACGTCGCCGTCTCCCGAGGATCGATCGCGAACCTCAGGGAGGCCTACCTGCAGGGCCACGATCCGCAGGATCCGCTGGCCTCGCCGGTGTTCGCCGATCTCGGAGCGCTGCCGCCGTCGTTGTTCCTCGTCGGCTCCGGCGAGGTGCTTCTCGACGACTCCTGTCGCGCCGCGATGGCGATCACGGAACGGGGCGGCACCGCAACGGTTTCTGTCTACGACGACATGGTGCATGTATGGCCGCTCTTCTCGTCGATTCTGCCGGAGGGCGTCGATGCCGCCGACGAAGCCGGAGCGTTCATCCGCAAGAGTCTCGGACTGTGA
- a CDS encoding acetate--CoA ligase family protein — translation MTLVSDGGASVNSLARLLNPKTIAIVGLSDKSPVAQFVAPTLESDAEVYFVHPTAQTVLGAPVYQSISQIPVPVDAVLSVMSAERTVALAEECAALDCGGIVVYAAGFSELGAEGADYQARLVDAVNRGGMAVIGPNSLGYISMPRSLHLTASADYHPAAGSVSVVSHSGAMIGGIAIAARQRTGVGISRLISAGNEATIDMADYLDFLATDPDTSAIGLVVEGIRRPAEFFRAARRCIAAGKPIVALKLARNSRTQQMAASHTGALAGNAWAYDVSFRQVGIQLAYDLEELVDRLAVVSQLDPGRWTGVERIGVVAGTGGFASLAFDVAEAEGLVLPPLDSLAEWVAATIPGITVPNPLDTTGFGATFWTDIVDRYGGCDELDAVVFVNMWGDSDDTPMYRRLIEDVAVAARRYGKPVAIAAGAGAVGAFAKEVIGDDGVVALGYGIRGTLRGLHTLNTFVHDRESLSSAIDVVAPIPRPSTHVTDAANGSRFLPFGEVMALLERFGIPTAPYLVLGDGDDVASPSFAGPYAVKLADVAHRTELGAVALNVAPSELPSAVAQMRDIAAAHGVAPTVAVQPMTVSRGELLIGIDGRSELGPMVMLGLGGVFVEVLQRIGGRPAPLTRADAESLIEEFRDVHLLHGFRGSEPWHLDQLADTLVGFGQLAAAGHEWIESLDVNPLLVTADGLVAVDALCIVRDGD, via the coding sequence ATGACCCTCGTCTCCGACGGCGGTGCCTCAGTCAACTCGCTGGCCCGACTGCTGAATCCCAAGACGATCGCCATCGTGGGGCTCAGCGACAAGTCACCGGTCGCCCAGTTCGTCGCCCCGACACTGGAGAGCGATGCCGAGGTCTACTTCGTCCACCCGACCGCGCAGACCGTCCTCGGGGCGCCCGTCTACCAGTCGATCAGCCAGATACCGGTCCCCGTCGACGCCGTGCTCTCGGTGATGTCCGCCGAACGGACCGTCGCGCTCGCCGAGGAGTGCGCGGCGCTCGACTGCGGCGGAATCGTCGTCTACGCGGCCGGCTTCTCCGAACTCGGCGCGGAGGGCGCGGACTACCAGGCCCGCCTTGTCGACGCGGTCAACCGCGGCGGAATGGCCGTCATCGGCCCCAACAGCCTTGGCTACATCAGCATGCCTCGCAGCCTGCACCTGACCGCATCCGCCGACTACCACCCCGCGGCAGGAAGTGTGTCCGTCGTGTCCCACAGCGGCGCGATGATCGGCGGAATCGCGATCGCCGCGCGACAACGCACAGGCGTGGGGATTTCTCGGCTCATCTCGGCGGGCAACGAGGCGACCATCGATATGGCCGACTACCTCGATTTCCTGGCGACCGACCCCGACACCAGCGCCATCGGCCTTGTCGTGGAGGGGATTCGCCGCCCCGCCGAATTCTTCCGCGCGGCCCGGCGGTGCATCGCGGCGGGAAAGCCGATCGTGGCACTCAAGCTCGCCCGCAACAGCCGCACGCAACAGATGGCGGCGTCACACACCGGGGCCCTCGCAGGCAATGCCTGGGCCTACGACGTCTCCTTCCGTCAGGTCGGCATCCAACTCGCCTATGACCTCGAGGAACTCGTCGACAGACTTGCCGTCGTCAGCCAGCTCGATCCCGGGCGGTGGACGGGCGTCGAGCGCATCGGCGTGGTCGCCGGAACGGGCGGCTTCGCCTCCCTCGCGTTCGACGTCGCGGAGGCCGAGGGGCTCGTGCTGCCGCCTCTCGACAGCCTCGCCGAGTGGGTGGCGGCGACCATCCCAGGAATCACTGTCCCCAATCCCCTTGACACAACCGGCTTCGGCGCGACGTTCTGGACCGACATCGTCGACCGCTACGGCGGGTGCGACGAGCTGGATGCCGTCGTTTTCGTCAACATGTGGGGAGACAGCGACGACACCCCGATGTACCGCCGCCTCATCGAGGATGTCGCGGTGGCCGCACGCCGCTACGGCAAGCCCGTGGCAATCGCCGCCGGGGCAGGCGCGGTTGGCGCCTTCGCCAAGGAGGTCATCGGCGACGACGGAGTGGTCGCGCTCGGCTACGGAATCCGCGGCACCCTGCGAGGTCTGCACACCCTGAACACCTTCGTTCACGATCGTGAGAGCCTCTCCAGCGCAATAGATGTCGTGGCACCGATCCCGCGTCCGTCGACACACGTCACTGACGCTGCGAACGGCAGCCGATTTCTACCGTTCGGCGAGGTCATGGCGCTGTTGGAGCGGTTCGGGATCCCCACGGCCCCATACCTGGTGCTCGGGGACGGCGACGACGTGGCCAGTCCGTCCTTCGCAGGCCCCTATGCCGTCAAGCTCGCCGACGTGGCGCACCGGACCGAGCTGGGTGCAGTCGCCCTCAACGTCGCCCCCTCGGAACTGCCGAGCGCCGTCGCCCAGATGCGTGACATCGCAGCGGCACACGGCGTCGCACCGACCGTCGCCGTCCAACCGATGACCGTGTCGCGCGGTGAATTGCTGATCGGGATCGACGGCCGCAGCGAACTGGGCCCCATGGTGATGCTCGGACTGGGCGGTGTCTTCGTCGAGGTTCTGCAACGGATCGGCGGACGGCCGGCACCACTGACGCGGGCCGATGCCGAATCCCTCATCGAGGAGTTCCGTGACGTCCATCTGCTACACGGATTCCGTGGGTCGGAGCCGTGGCACCTCGACCAGCTTGCGGACACCCTGGTCGGCTTCGGGCAGCTCGCCGCGGCGGGCCACGAGTGGATCGAGTCGCTGGACGTGAATCCACTCCTGGTCACCGCGGACGGACTGGTCGCAGTCGACGCACTCTGCATCGTCCGGGACGGCGACTAA
- a CDS encoding acyl-CoA dehydrogenase produces the protein MGHYRSNLRDVEFNLFELLERDRLFGAQPYGDIDLDTAKFILREVDRLAREDLAESFEEADRHPPVYDPSTRSVTVTPEFAGAYKTWMDAEWWRLRVLPELGGTDAPNSLNWALAEFVLGANPALWTYVGMPTAARVVWHHGTERDRKIAQIGVEKRWGATMVLTEPDAGSDVGAGRTRAVPNDDGTWNIHGVKRFITAGEHDLADNILHLVLARPVGVDSVGGPGTKGLSLFLVPKFHFDPDTGELTGERNGVYATNVEKKMGMNVSTTCELTLGDDAPARGWLLGEVHDGIAQMFEVIEDARMMVGCKAIATLSSGYLNALDYAKQRVQGADLAQMSDKSAPRVTITRHPDVRRSLLTQKAFAEGMRSLVLYTASWQDEIAVKTAAGEDAALAEAVNDLLLPIVKGYGSERSWVVLGTESLQTFGGSGYLREYPIEQYVRDAKIDTVYEGTTAIQAQDLFFRKIVRNRSVALTHLLDEVKAFAAASDPASPITGERRLLGDAVSNVEAIVAKMTGDLAASKDESTTVYRVGLNATRLLFALGDVFVGWLLLRSAHIALTALAEPQAPSDISFYEGKVAAAQFFAREVLPKIAAEREIAETVGDFVMELDEAAF, from the coding sequence ATGGGCCATTACCGAAGCAACCTGCGTGACGTCGAGTTCAACCTGTTCGAGCTACTCGAACGCGACCGCCTCTTCGGCGCGCAACCGTACGGGGACATCGACCTCGACACCGCGAAGTTCATCCTCCGTGAGGTGGACCGGCTCGCGCGCGAGGATCTCGCGGAATCGTTCGAAGAAGCTGATCGTCACCCTCCGGTCTACGATCCGTCGACCCGATCCGTCACGGTCACGCCCGAGTTCGCCGGCGCATACAAGACATGGATGGACGCCGAGTGGTGGCGCCTGCGAGTACTCCCCGAACTGGGCGGTACCGACGCCCCCAATTCGCTCAACTGGGCACTGGCGGAGTTCGTTCTCGGGGCGAATCCCGCGTTGTGGACATATGTCGGCATGCCTACCGCCGCGCGGGTGGTCTGGCACCACGGCACCGAGCGGGACCGCAAGATCGCCCAGATCGGCGTCGAGAAGCGCTGGGGCGCAACCATGGTGCTGACCGAGCCGGACGCCGGTTCTGATGTCGGAGCGGGTCGCACCCGCGCCGTCCCCAACGACGACGGCACCTGGAACATCCACGGCGTCAAGCGGTTCATCACCGCAGGAGAGCACGACCTGGCGGACAACATCCTCCACCTCGTCCTGGCCAGGCCCGTCGGTGTCGACAGCGTCGGCGGTCCCGGTACCAAGGGGCTCAGCCTCTTCCTCGTCCCGAAGTTCCACTTCGATCCGGACACCGGCGAACTCACCGGTGAGCGAAACGGCGTGTACGCCACCAACGTCGAGAAGAAGATGGGCATGAACGTGTCCACGACGTGCGAGTTGACGCTCGGCGACGACGCTCCGGCGCGAGGGTGGCTGCTGGGTGAGGTGCACGACGGGATCGCGCAGATGTTCGAGGTCATCGAGGACGCGCGGATGATGGTCGGTTGCAAGGCGATCGCCACCTTGTCGAGCGGCTACCTCAACGCCCTGGACTACGCCAAGCAGCGCGTGCAGGGGGCGGATCTCGCGCAGATGTCGGACAAGTCGGCGCCCCGCGTCACCATCACCCGCCACCCGGATGTCAGGCGTTCACTGCTCACGCAGAAGGCTTTCGCCGAGGGCATGCGGTCGTTGGTCCTCTACACCGCGTCGTGGCAGGACGAGATCGCGGTGAAGACGGCCGCGGGCGAGGACGCCGCGTTGGCCGAAGCCGTCAACGATCTGCTCCTGCCGATCGTGAAGGGTTACGGGTCGGAACGGTCGTGGGTGGTCCTGGGCACCGAATCGCTGCAGACCTTCGGCGGATCGGGCTATCTGCGCGAGTATCCCATCGAGCAGTACGTTCGTGATGCCAAGATCGACACGGTGTATGAGGGGACGACCGCGATCCAGGCCCAGGACCTGTTCTTCCGCAAGATCGTTCGCAACAGGAGCGTGGCACTGACGCACCTGTTGGACGAGGTCAAGGCCTTCGCCGCCGCATCCGACCCGGCGTCGCCGATCACCGGCGAACGTCGACTTCTGGGGGATGCGGTCTCGAACGTCGAGGCGATCGTCGCGAAGATGACCGGCGACCTCGCCGCCTCCAAGGATGAGTCCACCACCGTGTACCGGGTCGGTCTCAACGCCACGCGGTTGCTCTTCGCCCTCGGCGACGTGTTCGTCGGATGGCTGCTGCTGAGGAGTGCTCACATCGCGCTGACCGCACTTGCTGAGCCGCAGGCGCCCTCAGACATCTCCTTCTACGAGGGGAAGGTGGCCGCCGCGCAGTTCTTCGCCCGCGAGGTCCTCCCGAAGATCGCCGCCGAGCGCGAGATCGCGGAGACCGTCGGCGATTTCGTGATGGAGCTGGACGAAGCGGCCTTCTGA
- a CDS encoding TetR/AcrR family transcriptional regulator, with the protein MPRATAARAETVKATLRSSARGRHRTEQVARAAAHLFQDYGYQNVSIDRIGAAVGLTGPAVYRHFKGKHDILVHALMTQVHLVEELHTVTAEQGTTALEQLQLLLAGLGDITANGNEATLWRREQRHLEDAEREVFRRHFDENQERITAKLLAVRPEVGEHKAELLGFAVLAMYSNTPNFRGNLSAERLQEIQSAAAWAIIDCDLPAPAEDAGPIPELGQRQPAGRRERIIDAAARLFTERGFYDVHIDDIAKASEMSTATLYQHVSSKSEVLRAVLERGAEGLLYVTSDALAYAFTAEQALDALITTYVRQALGVYGRIMHILATDLLYLPEEEQSALRNAQREYVAEWVEAIEALSDDLSSADARALAQAAIGVVTDISQHPRLRQRPGIADELAALMRAIVVPSGPTTA; encoded by the coding sequence ATGCCACGAGCGACCGCGGCGCGCGCCGAGACGGTGAAGGCGACTCTCCGGTCCTCTGCGCGTGGCCGCCACCGCACCGAGCAGGTCGCGCGCGCCGCCGCCCACCTGTTCCAGGACTACGGCTACCAGAACGTGAGCATCGATCGGATCGGCGCGGCCGTCGGTCTGACCGGGCCCGCGGTGTACCGGCACTTCAAGGGCAAGCACGACATCCTGGTGCACGCCCTGATGACTCAGGTCCACCTCGTCGAGGAACTTCACACGGTCACCGCCGAGCAGGGCACCACGGCCCTCGAACAGTTGCAACTGCTGCTCGCCGGCCTGGGCGACATCACCGCGAACGGGAACGAAGCCACCCTGTGGCGTCGCGAGCAGCGCCACCTCGAGGATGCCGAGCGTGAGGTGTTCCGTCGGCACTTCGACGAGAATCAGGAACGGATCACCGCCAAGCTCCTCGCCGTCAGACCAGAAGTCGGCGAGCACAAGGCCGAGCTGCTCGGGTTCGCCGTGCTGGCCATGTACTCCAACACCCCCAACTTCCGCGGCAACCTGTCCGCCGAACGACTCCAGGAGATTCAGTCGGCCGCGGCCTGGGCGATCATCGACTGCGACTTGCCCGCTCCGGCCGAGGACGCCGGGCCGATACCCGAACTCGGGCAACGGCAACCGGCGGGCCGGCGGGAGCGGATCATCGACGCCGCCGCCCGACTGTTCACCGAGCGGGGTTTCTACGACGTGCACATCGACGACATCGCCAAGGCGTCGGAGATGTCGACCGCGACGCTCTACCAGCACGTGAGCAGCAAATCCGAGGTGCTGCGGGCCGTCTTGGAACGGGGCGCCGAGGGGCTGCTCTACGTGACCTCCGACGCCCTGGCCTACGCGTTCACCGCGGAGCAGGCGCTCGACGCGCTCATCACCACCTATGTCCGCCAGGCGCTGGGCGTGTACGGCCGGATCATGCACATCCTCGCCACGGATCTGTTGTATCTGCCCGAGGAGGAACAGTCCGCCCTGCGCAACGCCCAGCGCGAGTACGTGGCCGAGTGGGTCGAGGCCATCGAGGCGTTGTCCGACGACCTTTCGTCCGCCGATGCGCGGGCGCTCGCGCAGGCCGCCATCGGTGTGGTCACCGACATCTCGCAACACCCCCGGCTGCGCCAGCGGCCCGGTATCGCCGACGAACTGGCTGCCCTGATGCGCGCGATCGTGGTGCCGTCCGGCCCGACGACCGCCTGA
- a CDS encoding phosphotransferase family protein — protein MMTVVAEEETSMSDSTSEFLTELAEVLGGRVAGGRPVELVDVDQRSEGNSWETYLVTAAWDSGKHSASYAVKRQPLSGIVGSYDVGREVALLRAAQSIGLPVPGVVAHRVGEPGNRGFFVMERLEGVVPMPHNVSRMIADADDRAALGRRVAREMATLHAAAPEALALPELDAPPAPGDTSRVENDQWRRTYDEVATVRIPVLDLALAWLDHRSDHVSGRVSLVHNDFRVGNLVVNPGDGGLVGILDWETAHFSDPVADLAWFFQRTSRGRSPLACKLLGVEDFLDEYAQAAGWRPDERTLTWWAVQSLTKTAIGCLQAVAIFQRGDRRDLRYANMAHSVYYSLGWLNQMLRDGEWGS, from the coding sequence ATGATGACGGTGGTGGCAGAGGAGGAGACGTCGATGAGCGACAGCACATCGGAGTTCCTCACCGAACTCGCCGAGGTCCTCGGCGGACGGGTCGCCGGCGGTCGCCCGGTGGAACTCGTCGACGTGGATCAACGCAGCGAGGGCAACTCCTGGGAGACCTATCTCGTCACCGCGGCATGGGATTCCGGGAAGCACTCGGCGTCCTACGCGGTCAAGCGGCAACCGCTGAGCGGAATCGTCGGCAGCTACGACGTCGGCCGCGAAGTCGCGCTGCTGCGTGCCGCGCAGAGTATCGGCCTTCCGGTGCCCGGCGTGGTGGCACACCGCGTCGGTGAACCCGGAAATCGGGGCTTCTTCGTCATGGAACGGCTCGAGGGCGTCGTCCCGATGCCGCACAACGTGTCGCGGATGATCGCCGACGCCGACGACCGCGCCGCGCTCGGGCGGCGGGTGGCCCGGGAGATGGCCACCCTGCACGCCGCGGCGCCGGAAGCGTTGGCGCTGCCGGAACTCGATGCGCCGCCGGCGCCGGGCGACACGAGCCGTGTCGAGAACGACCAGTGGCGGCGCACCTACGACGAGGTCGCCACCGTGCGGATCCCGGTGCTCGACCTGGCGTTGGCCTGGTTGGATCACCGGTCCGACCACGTTTCCGGACGGGTATCGCTGGTGCACAACGATTTCCGAGTCGGCAACCTCGTCGTGAACCCTGGCGACGGGGGACTGGTCGGGATCCTCGACTGGGAGACCGCGCACTTCAGCGACCCGGTGGCCGATCTGGCGTGGTTCTTCCAGCGGACCTCGCGGGGGCGTTCGCCGCTGGCCTGCAAACTGCTCGGGGTGGAGGATTTCCTCGACGAGTACGCACAAGCCGCGGGGTGGCGGCCCGATGAGCGCACACTGACCTGGTGGGCGGTGCAGTCGCTGACCAAGACGGCCATCGGCTGCCTGCAGGCGGTGGCGATCTTCCAACGCGGCGATCGTCGCGACCTGCGTTACGCCAACATGGCGCACAGCGTCTACTACAGCCTCGGCTGGCTCAATCAGATGCTGCGCGACGGAGAGTGGGGATCCTGA
- a CDS encoding SDR family NAD(P)-dependent oxidoreductase yields MSALKGRVALVTGSSRGVGRGIALRLAADGAAVAVNYRRDAEAADAVVAEIVSAGGEAKAYSASIDDTAAVDAMVDAVRTDLGPIDLVVSNAGTASKGQPVGDTPGADFQSLLNVHALGPIHLIQRVLPDMRAAGRGDVIMISSSTVAEAPALSAPYTMAKAAMEMCIRTLAQEERVHGIHANIVAPGLVETEMGRRLVRAATGGGTMEDIAESYPFGRICTPADIAGAVAYLVSADADYVTGQRITVDGGGRSVSVV; encoded by the coding sequence ATGTCTGCACTCAAGGGCCGGGTGGCTCTGGTGACCGGGAGCTCCCGAGGGGTGGGCCGCGGCATCGCGCTGCGCCTGGCCGCCGACGGCGCCGCAGTGGCGGTGAACTACCGGCGCGACGCCGAGGCCGCCGACGCGGTTGTCGCCGAGATCGTTTCGGCCGGCGGCGAAGCCAAGGCGTATTCGGCGTCGATCGACGACACCGCGGCCGTCGACGCGATGGTCGACGCGGTGCGCACCGACCTGGGTCCCATCGACCTCGTGGTGAGCAATGCCGGCACGGCGAGCAAGGGACAACCGGTGGGCGACACGCCCGGCGCCGACTTCCAGTCGCTGCTCAACGTGCATGCGCTGGGACCGATCCACCTCATCCAACGGGTACTGCCGGACATGCGGGCGGCCGGGCGCGGTGACGTGATCATGATCTCGAGCAGCACAGTCGCCGAGGCCCCGGCGTTGTCCGCGCCGTACACGATGGCCAAGGCTGCCATGGAGATGTGCATCCGGACCCTCGCGCAGGAGGAGCGGGTCCACGGCATCCACGCCAACATCGTCGCCCCCGGCCTGGTGGAGACCGAGATGGGGCGTCGGCTGGTGCGGGCGGCCACCGGCGGCGGGACCATGGAGGACATCGCCGAGTCCTATCCGTTCGGTCGCATCTGTACGCCCGCCGACATCGCCGGTGCGGTCGCCTACCTGGTCTCCGCCGACGCGGATTACGTCACCGGGCAGCGGATCACCGTCGACGGCGGCGGCCGGTCGGTCAGCGTCGTCTAG
- a CDS encoding acyl-CoA dehydrogenase family protein, with protein sequence MRRTLYTEEHEAFRKAFRAFIDHDAVPHVEAWENSGTVDRAFIRAAGENGFLGFEFGSEYGGLGIEDFRYNAVMTEEVVASGMAGDLFSMQNDIIVPYLRDLTTAEQRDRWLPAFTRGECVTALGLTEPGAGSDLAAIKTSARRDGDHLVLNGQKTFITSGATCDLAIVLVRTGERDGRGTTFVAVENGTPGFERGRPMHKIGRRAQDTAELFFDDCRVPVSNIIGEPGRGFGCAIANLPRERLSIAVAAVASARHALELGLEHARQRSAFGAPLAQLQSVRMQIAGMHTDIVVLQEYVDRCVVALNDGELTAAEAAGAKYKATELQWEVLDRVLQLFGGYGYMEEYPIARMWRDARIQRIYGGANEVMKDLVGRAVVG encoded by the coding sequence GTGCGTAGGACGCTCTACACCGAGGAGCACGAGGCGTTCCGAAAGGCGTTCCGGGCCTTCATCGACCACGATGCCGTGCCCCACGTCGAGGCGTGGGAGAACAGCGGGACGGTGGACCGGGCATTCATCCGCGCCGCCGGTGAGAACGGATTCCTCGGATTCGAGTTCGGTTCCGAGTACGGCGGGCTGGGCATCGAGGACTTCCGCTACAACGCGGTGATGACCGAGGAGGTCGTCGCTTCGGGTATGGCGGGAGACCTGTTCTCGATGCAGAACGACATCATCGTGCCGTACTTGCGCGACCTCACCACCGCCGAGCAGCGTGACCGGTGGTTGCCCGCCTTCACCCGCGGCGAATGTGTGACCGCGCTCGGCCTGACCGAGCCCGGCGCCGGTTCAGACCTGGCCGCCATCAAGACGAGCGCCCGTCGCGACGGCGACCATCTGGTGCTCAACGGTCAGAAGACGTTCATCACCAGCGGCGCCACCTGCGATCTGGCCATCGTCCTGGTCCGCACCGGCGAGCGCGACGGCCGCGGCACCACGTTCGTCGCGGTCGAGAACGGCACCCCCGGCTTCGAGCGGGGCCGGCCGATGCACAAGATCGGCCGGCGGGCGCAGGACACCGCGGAGCTGTTCTTCGACGACTGCCGGGTCCCGGTGTCGAACATCATCGGGGAGCCGGGTCGCGGATTCGGTTGCGCGATAGCGAATCTCCCGCGCGAGCGGCTGTCGATCGCGGTGGCCGCGGTGGCCTCGGCCCGGCACGCTCTCGAACTGGGACTCGAGCACGCGCGTCAGCGCAGCGCGTTCGGCGCGCCGCTGGCACAGTTGCAGTCGGTGCGCATGCAGATCGCGGGGATGCACACCGACATCGTCGTGCTGCAGGAGTACGTCGACCGCTGCGTGGTGGCGCTCAACGACGGAGAGCTGACCGCGGCCGAGGCGGCAGGGGCGAAATACAAGGCGACAGAACTGCAGTGGGAGGTCCTCGACCGCGTGCTGCAGTTGTTCGGTGGATACGGCTACATGGAGGAGTATCCGATCGCCCGGATGTGGCGCGACGCTCGCATCCAGCGGATCTATGGCGGAGCGAACGAGGTCATGAAGGACCTCGTCGGACGAGCGGTGGTGGGTTGA
- a CDS encoding AMP-binding protein, with amino-acid sequence MYPGRHVDEHPDRPALIMAGSRKSLTYREFDERANRVANYFRDLGLRRTDHIAILAENHLEMIVTMSAAERCGLYYTPVNSFLSVDEAAYIVDDCGARLLVTTAAKYEVASALPQHCPKVEHWLVIDKDDAQAPFQDFAPVIEQYPPTPGRDERLGTPMFYSSGTTGRPKAVKRQLPDVGPQEQLGIEEMGKRLFRMREGMTFLSTAPLYHSGPQSSVSIGLRLGATHIVMERFDAEQFLALIDEFGVTHTMVVPTMFSRILKLPNEIRDKYDHSTLEAVVHGAAPCPQQVKQQMLDWWGPVIYEYYGGTEANGTCGCTPQEWLANPGTVGKAFFGEIVIRDDDGTELPPGVPGTIWFRGGNSSFEYLNDPDKTAEAQDPSGTMSKIGDIGYVNEEGYLFLTDRQAFVIISGGVNIYPQEIENLLITHPEVMDAAVFGVPDEDFGEAVKAVIQPVDPGGGTPDLAQRLREFCLAHLARFKCPKSFDFIDEMPRLPTGKLYKRKLRDPYWKEVQSA; translated from the coding sequence ATGTACCCCGGACGCCACGTCGACGAGCACCCCGACCGTCCCGCGCTGATCATGGCGGGCAGCCGGAAATCGTTGACCTACCGCGAGTTCGACGAGCGCGCAAACCGGGTCGCCAACTATTTCCGCGACCTCGGGCTGCGCCGCACCGACCACATCGCGATCCTCGCCGAGAACCACCTCGAGATGATCGTGACGATGTCGGCCGCCGAACGGTGCGGCCTGTACTACACCCCGGTCAACTCGTTCCTCTCCGTCGACGAGGCCGCCTACATCGTCGACGACTGCGGCGCCCGCCTGCTGGTCACCACCGCCGCCAAATACGAAGTGGCCTCGGCGCTTCCGCAGCACTGCCCCAAGGTCGAGCACTGGCTCGTCATCGACAAGGACGACGCACAGGCACCGTTCCAGGATTTCGCCCCCGTCATCGAGCAGTACCCGCCGACGCCCGGGCGGGACGAACGGCTGGGCACCCCGATGTTCTACTCGTCGGGAACCACCGGACGGCCCAAGGCGGTCAAGCGCCAGTTGCCCGATGTCGGCCCACAGGAACAACTCGGCATCGAGGAGATGGGCAAGCGCCTGTTCCGGATGCGCGAGGGCATGACGTTCCTGTCGACGGCGCCGCTGTATCACTCCGGCCCGCAGTCCAGTGTCTCCATCGGACTCCGGCTGGGCGCCACCCACATCGTGATGGAGCGCTTCGACGCCGAACAGTTCCTCGCGCTCATCGACGAGTTCGGCGTCACCCACACCATGGTGGTGCCCACCATGTTCTCGCGAATCCTCAAACTGCCGAACGAGATCCGCGACAAGTACGACCACTCCACGCTCGAGGCCGTCGTCCACGGCGCCGCGCCCTGCCCGCAACAGGTCAAGCAGCAGATGCTCGACTGGTGGGGCCCGGTGATCTACGAGTACTACGGCGGCACCGAGGCCAACGGCACCTGCGGCTGCACGCCACAAGAGTGGCTCGCGAATCCCGGCACGGTGGGCAAGGCGTTCTTCGGTGAGATCGTGATCCGCGACGACGACGGCACCGAACTCCCGCCGGGCGTGCCCGGGACGATCTGGTTCCGCGGTGGCAACAGTTCCTTCGAGTATCTCAACGATCCGGACAAGACGGCCGAAGCGCAGGATCCAAGCGGCACCATGTCGAAGATCGGCGACATCGGATACGTCAACGAGGAAGGCTATCTGTTCCTCACCGACCGGCAGGCGTTCGTGATCATCTCCGGCGGGGTCAACATCTACCCGCAGGAGATCGAGAACCTCCTGATCACCCACCCCGAGGTCATGGACGCCGCCGTATTCGGCGTTCCCGACGAGGATTTCGGCGAGGCGGTCAAGGCGGTGATCCAGCCGGTCGACCCAGGCGGCGGCACCCCGGACCTCGCACAGCGCCTCCGAGAGTTCTGCCTCGCCCATCTGGCGCGGTTCAAATGCCCGAAGTCGTTCGACTTCATCGACGAGATGCCCCGGCTGCCCACCGGCAAGCTGTACAAGCGCAAGCTGCGGGATCCGTACTGGAAGGAAGTACAGAGTGCGTAG